The Penaeus monodon isolate SGIC_2016 chromosome 13, NSTDA_Pmon_1, whole genome shotgun sequence genome contains a region encoding:
- the LOC119580176 gene encoding uncharacterized protein LOC119580176 isoform X8, with translation MVSTKKRFSVFGLFKWSISAILVIYAFLPVAASQDCYEYFQVDGQTSEGFGENVFVTKSDIPETLGVGDLLYTLTWQSGGSPGTPDTSTFMEYFEFDASETDTWKVKVKKSLEGLPDFPDSTTEMITNIQFSGYAQSCTVQIKHSLRDENTAPPQFDASSYVVSIREDYPIEFDIAGLQIKVSDFDKDSPNNQFTVEVEGSPCPLKASQGTYTSVDGAQSPVALWLTSELDYEKQQQLTCTLKAQDLGTPAFTATADLTVNVENRQDEPPLFGYKFYYSTLESSTAGEVLVVKPEAIQAENVEGTGVTYSMENARSDVNGLEYFTIDSGSGTVSVTKDIDNSFLEHERVSFILKAEATTGGGGADFSALEVTLPPVPTTTPPPTTTPTTTTPPPTTTPTVATCPVCTCPTLESTSPWPATSPATCPPCEPSTTEAVTCTPCPTSTPCPTLPTEIPTPCPECPTTCPSTETPATCPECPTTCPSTETPATCPDCPTSCPECPISCPSTETPTTCPSVTCPSTDQPPGPTLTFKKASYAGEIFATTSRVWTVGVVEENADVTFSWEGGDDKNFAIDPTSGEISSKKSELEVKKYELTAVATAGELSDTAQVIIKVIEPLDAEVMIKNNLLRVEAEEGAEEQELAEVETVGDVAKICVTDVTVPAAEDFFSVELVNGAWKLKAKATLDYEETKEISFKLKAQKDGDGDCSSSGFGDQLLRDEALVVVTVTDVNDEEPKFVVPATPQAVVAYPTDPALQKVVGPVITLQAEDEDSSPTYSLESAVDGLWVDEVTGAVYLQEENDCGQACEVTARASDGKHSVTAEIKLLSLDMDHIYSLTLDNVNVPDVDSELDSISAKAGVKISKVYVTPKIAETRTPNRAQRPPPAARTLGSSRWNGWEARVESWQLVVHVYAVEGEQLMALDQLNQKLTEGNTNQEASSFEERDAFDPPQPEGPNTVGYQVAVGILGALLGLILIAAGFLAYRRQRGRSGRRRQEPKTISTVGGAYPNLSFSDEEDRTDSASQERKNGSLGGVGGGGGYKIDERRDSPPLFVSSLSASKSEPPASKPGEQQRGLRRMDPGKPEYYGMSSPAPPPSYSSNKTASSSSSAYPNLSSSAAGPSSSTSSAAKPSSSSSSMYPSLPTPSYQSQKPAKKEPPPLGSAPAKSILRGTSPDAGQEVPLALFSSGMEPSMPEKDYDEDVKTSAFSGLKKSPPPRRASTHALAEDDDGARKQEDSDQGDDDERRKSVAFKIMVDTKEIQPENEGPAQKKAAAKSDAMDILAANAKKMAEEGADEDSDEDVDEKF, from the exons ACTGCTACGAGTACTTCCAAGTCGACGGTCAGACCTCCGAAGGCTTCGGCGAAAATGTCTTCGTGACGAAATCCGACATACCCGAGACCCTGGGCGTAGGAGATCTGCTGTACACGCTCACCTGGCAGAGTGGCGGCTCCCCTGGCACGCCTGACACTTCGACGTTCATGGAGTACTTCGAATTCGATGCCAGTGAGACGGATACGTGGAAAGTGAAGGTCAAGAAGTCGCTGGAAGGGCTGCCAGACTTCCCCGACAGCACG ACCGAGATGATTACGAACATCCAGTTCTCCGGATACGCCCAGTCG TGCACCGTCCAGATCAAACACAGCCTGAGGGACGAGAACACTGCTCCGCCGCAGTTCGACGCCTCCTCCTACGTTGTCAGCATCAGGGAGGACTACCCGATCGAATTCGACATCGCCGGTCTGCAG ATAAAAGTGAGCGACTTCGACAAAGATTCTCCGAACAACCAGTTTACCGTGGAGGTCGAGGGCAGCCCGTGTCCTCTGAAGGCCTCGCAAGGAACATACACTAGCGTAGATGGAGCTCAGTCCCCCGTCGCGCTGTGGCTGACCAGTGAGTTGGATTACGAGAAACAACAGCAGCTCACGTGTACACTCAAAGCTCAG GACTTGGGCACGCCAGCTTTTACAGCCACTGCTGATCTTACGGTCAACGTGGAGAATCGCCAAGACGAACCTCCATTATTTGGTTACAAGTTCTACTATTCCACCCTTGAGAGCTCTACA GCCGGGGAGGTCCTCGTCGTCAAACCAGAGGCGATTCAAGCAGAAAATGTCGAAGGCACTGGCGTTACTTACTCCATGGAGAACGCGCGCAGTGACG TGAACGGCTTGGAGTACTTCACCATCGACAGCGGCAGCGGGACGGTCAGTGTAACGAAGGATATCGACAACAGCTTCCTAGAACATGAGAGAGTCAGTTTCATCCTGAAG GCTGAAGCCACGACCGGCGGCGGCGGCGCAGATTTTTCTGCGCTTGAAGTGACCTTGCCGCCCGTACCGACCACCACCCCGccgcccaccaccacacccaccacgacCACACCACCGCCCACCACTACACCCACCGTGGCGACGTGTCCCGTCTGCACGTGCCCAACCCTCGAGTCCACCTCGCCCTGGCCAGCCACCTCGCCGGCCACGTGTCCGCCCTGTGAACCCAGCACCACCGAGGCGGTGACGTGTACGCCGTGCCCCACCAGCACCCCTTGCCCGACCTTGCCCACGG AAATCCCTACACCATGCCCCGAATGCCCCACGACCTGCCCCTCCACAGAGACCCCTGCAACATGCCCCGAGTGCCCCACGACTTGCCCTTCCACAGAAACCCCTGCAACGTGCCCCGACTGCCCAACGAGCTGTCCTGAGTGCCCGATATCTTGCCCATCGACAGAGACCCCCACCACTTGCCCATCTGTCACTTGCCCCTCGACCGACCAACCTCCAGGGCCCACGCTGACCTTCAAGAAAGCCTCGTATGCAGGAGAAATTTTCGCTACGACCTCTCGCGTCTGGACGGTCGGGGTCGTTGAAGAAAACGCTGACGTGACATTTTCCTGGG AGGGAGGCGATGACAAGAACTTCGCCATCGACCCCACGAGCGGCGAGATCAGCTCCAAGAAGAGCGAACTCGAGGTCAAGAAGTACGAGCTgaccgccgtggccacagcaggGGAACTCAGCGACACGGCGCAG GTCATCATCAAAGTCATTGAACCTCTAGACGCGGAAGTGATGATCAAGAACAACCTGCTCcgggtggaggcggaggagggcgCCGAGGAGCAGGAGCTCGCGGAAGTCGAAACCGTGGGCGACGTCGCCAAGATCTGCGTCACCGACGTGACGGTGCCGGCTGCGGAGG ATTTCTTCTCGGTCGAGCTGGTAAACGGCGCTTGGAAGCTGAAGGCAAAAGCCACGCTGGACTACGAGGAAACCAAGGAGATCTCCTTCAAGCTCAAGGCCCAGAAGGATGGCGACGGCGACTGCTCCTCCAGTGGCTTCGGCGACCAGCTCCTCAG AGACGAAGCGCTAGTCGTGGTCACTGTGACGGACGTGAACGACGAGGAGCCGAAGTTCGTGGTTCCGGCGACGCCCCAGGCGGTCGTCGCCTACCCCACGGACCCCGCCCTCCAGAAGGTGGTGGGCCCAGTCATCACTCTGCAG gCGGAAGACGAAGACTCGTCGCCGACGTACAGCCTGGAGAGCGCCGTGGACGGGCTCTGGGTGGACGAGGTCACGGGCGCCGTTTACCTGCAGGAGGAGAACGACTGCGGCCAGGCGTGCGAGGTCACCGCCCGGGCCTCCGACGGGAAGCACAGCGTCACTGCCGAGATCAAG ctcttGAGTCTGGACATGGACCACATCTACTCCCTGACCCTGGACAACGTGAACGTCCCCGATGTGGACAGCGAACTCGACAGTATCTCAGCGAAGGCGGGAGTCAAGATCTCCAAGGTTTATGTCACCCCGAAAATCGCGGAGACCAGAACGCCTAACCGCGCCCaacgcccgccgcccgccgcacGAACACTCGGCTCCTCTCGCTGGAATGGGTGGGAGGCTCGGGTTGAGTCCTGGCAGCTGGTGGTTCACGTGTATGCCGTTGAGGGAGAGCAGCTGATGGCCCTCGACCAGCTGAATCA GAAACTGACCGAAGGAAACACCAACCAGGAGGCGAGCTCCTTCGAAGAGAGGGACGCCTTCGACCCGCCGCAGCCCGAGGGTCCGAACACCGTTGGGTACCAAGTGGCCGTCGGGATCCTGGGGGCGCTGCTGGGCCTCATTCTCATTGCTGCGGGATTCCTCGCCTACAGGCG GCAGCGAGGCAGGTCCGGGCGGCGGCGCCAGGAACCCAAGACCATCAGCACGGTGGGCGGAGCCTACCCCAACCTCTCCTTCAGCGACGAGGAGGATAG GACGGACAGCGCCTCCCAGGAGCGGAAGAACGGTTCCCtgggcggcgtgggcggaggaggaggctacAAGATCGACGAGAGACGCGACTCCCCGCCCCTCTTCGTAAGCTCACTCTCGGCCTCCAAGTCGGAGCCGCCCGCGAGCAAACCCGG CGAGCAGCAGCGCGGTCTACGGCGCATGGACCCCGGCAAGCCAGAGTACTACGGCATGTCCTCCCCGGCGCCCCCGCCCTCCTACTCCTCCAACAagacagcctcctcctcctcctcggcgtaccccaacctctcctcctccgccgcgggcccctcctcctccacctcctccgcgGCCAAACCcagctcctcgtcctcctccatgTACCCCTCGCTCCCGACGCCCTCCTACCAGAGCCAGAAGCCGGCCAAGAAGGAGCCCCCGCCCCTTGGTTCCGCTCCGGCCAAGTCGATCCTGCGAGGAACCTCCCCCGACGCCGGCCAGGAGGTGCCGCTCGCGCTGTTCTCCAGTGGCATG GAACCCAGCATGCCAGAGAAGGACTACGACGAAGACGTCAAGACCTCCGCCTTCAGTGGCCTGAAGAAGTCGCCGCCCCCTCGGAGGGCGTCCACGCACGCGCTGGCCGAGGACGACGACGGCGCCAGGAAG cAGGAGGACTCCGACCAGGGCGACGACGACGAGCGGAGGAAGTCCGTGGCGTTCAAGATCATGGTCGACACGAAGGAGATCCAGCCGGAGAACGAAGGCCCTGCCCAGAAGAAGGCGGCGGCGAAGAGCGACGCCATGGACATCCTTGCGGCCAACGCCAAGAAGATGGCTGAAGAAGGCGCCGACGAAGACAGCGATGAGGACGTGGACGAAAAATTCTAA
- the LOC119580176 gene encoding uncharacterized protein LOC119580176 isoform X7, translating into MVSTKKRFSVFGLFKWSISAILVIYAFLPVAASQDCYEYFQVDGQTSEGFGENVFVTKSDIPETLGVGDLLYTLTWQSGGSPGTPDTSTFMEYFEFDASETDTWKVKVKKSLEGLPDFPDSTTEMITNIQFSGYAQSCTVQIKHSLRDENTAPPQFDASSYVVSIREDYPIEFDIAGLQIKVSDFDKDSPNNQFTVEVEGSPCPLKASQGTYTSVDGAQSPVALWLTSELDYEKQQQLTCTLKAQDLGTPAFTATADLTVNVENRQDEPPLFGYKFYYSTLESSTAGEVLVVKPEAIQAENVEGTGVTYSMENARSDVNGLEYFTIDSGSGTVSVTKDIDNSFLEHERVSFILKAEATTGGGGADFSALEVTLPPVPTTTPPPTTTPTTTTPPPTTTPTVATCPVCTCPTLESTSPWPATSPATCPPCEPSTTEAVTCTPCPTSTPCPTLPTGESTAAATECPTCAPSTLSSWLSTLASTASCPPCPTTAATETPATCPDCPTSCPECPISCPSTETPTTCPSVTCPSTDQPPGPTLTFKKASYAGEIFATTSRVWTVGVVEENADVTFSWEGGDDKNFAIDPTSGEISSKKSELEVKKYELTAVATAGELSDTAQVIIKVIEPLDAEVMIKNNLLRVEAEEGAEEQELAEVETVGDVAKICVTDVTVPAAEDFFSVELVNGAWKLKAKATLDYEETKEISFKLKAQKDGDGDCSSSGFGDQLLRDEALVVVTVTDVNDEEPKFVVPATPQAVVAYPTDPALQKVVGPVITLQAEDEDSSPTYSLESAVDGLWVDEVTGAVYLQEENDCGQACEVTARASDGKHSVTAEIKLLSLDMDHIYSLTLDNVNVPDVDSELDSISAKAGVKISKVYVTPKIAETRTPNRAQRPPPAARTLGSSRWNGWEARVESWQLVVHVYAVEGEQLMALDQLNQKLTEGNTNQEASSFEERDAFDPPQPEGPNTVGYQVAVGILGALLGLILIAAGFLAYRRQRGRSGRRRQEPKTISTVGGAYPNLSFSDEEDRTDSASQERKNGSLGGVGGGGGYKIDERRDSPPLFVSSLSASKSEPPASKPGEQQRGLRRMDPGKPEYYGMSSPAPPPSYSSNKTASSSSSAYPNLSSSAAGPSSSTSSAAKPSSSSSSMYPSLPTPSYQSQKPAKKEPPPLGSAPAKSILRGTSPDAGQEVPLALFSSGMEPSMPEKDYDEDVKTSAFSGLKKSPPPRRASTHALAEDDDGARKQEDSDQGDDDERRKSVAFKIMVDTKEIQPENEGPAQKKAAAKSDAMDILAANAKKMAEEGADEDSDEDVDEKF; encoded by the exons ACTGCTACGAGTACTTCCAAGTCGACGGTCAGACCTCCGAAGGCTTCGGCGAAAATGTCTTCGTGACGAAATCCGACATACCCGAGACCCTGGGCGTAGGAGATCTGCTGTACACGCTCACCTGGCAGAGTGGCGGCTCCCCTGGCACGCCTGACACTTCGACGTTCATGGAGTACTTCGAATTCGATGCCAGTGAGACGGATACGTGGAAAGTGAAGGTCAAGAAGTCGCTGGAAGGGCTGCCAGACTTCCCCGACAGCACG ACCGAGATGATTACGAACATCCAGTTCTCCGGATACGCCCAGTCG TGCACCGTCCAGATCAAACACAGCCTGAGGGACGAGAACACTGCTCCGCCGCAGTTCGACGCCTCCTCCTACGTTGTCAGCATCAGGGAGGACTACCCGATCGAATTCGACATCGCCGGTCTGCAG ATAAAAGTGAGCGACTTCGACAAAGATTCTCCGAACAACCAGTTTACCGTGGAGGTCGAGGGCAGCCCGTGTCCTCTGAAGGCCTCGCAAGGAACATACACTAGCGTAGATGGAGCTCAGTCCCCCGTCGCGCTGTGGCTGACCAGTGAGTTGGATTACGAGAAACAACAGCAGCTCACGTGTACACTCAAAGCTCAG GACTTGGGCACGCCAGCTTTTACAGCCACTGCTGATCTTACGGTCAACGTGGAGAATCGCCAAGACGAACCTCCATTATTTGGTTACAAGTTCTACTATTCCACCCTTGAGAGCTCTACA GCCGGGGAGGTCCTCGTCGTCAAACCAGAGGCGATTCAAGCAGAAAATGTCGAAGGCACTGGCGTTACTTACTCCATGGAGAACGCGCGCAGTGACG TGAACGGCTTGGAGTACTTCACCATCGACAGCGGCAGCGGGACGGTCAGTGTAACGAAGGATATCGACAACAGCTTCCTAGAACATGAGAGAGTCAGTTTCATCCTGAAG GCTGAAGCCACGACCGGCGGCGGCGGCGCAGATTTTTCTGCGCTTGAAGTGACCTTGCCGCCCGTACCGACCACCACCCCGccgcccaccaccacacccaccacgacCACACCACCGCCCACCACTACACCCACCGTGGCGACGTGTCCCGTCTGCACGTGCCCAACCCTCGAGTCCACCTCGCCCTGGCCAGCCACCTCGCCGGCCACGTGTCCGCCCTGTGAACCCAGCACCACCGAGGCGGTGACGTGTACGCCGTGCCCCACCAGCACCCCTTGCCCGACCTTGCCCACGGGTGAGTCGACCGCCGCTGCCACGGAGTGCCCTACCTGTGCCCCGTCCACACTCTCTAGCTGGCTGTCCACCCTTGCCAGCACCGCCTCATGCCCACCCTGCCCTACCACCGCCGCGACAG AAACCCCTGCAACGTGCCCCGACTGCCCAACGAGCTGTCCTGAGTGCCCGATATCTTGCCCATCGACAGAGACCCCCACCACTTGCCCATCTGTCACTTGCCCCTCGACCGACCAACCTCCAGGGCCCACGCTGACCTTCAAGAAAGCCTCGTATGCAGGAGAAATTTTCGCTACGACCTCTCGCGTCTGGACGGTCGGGGTCGTTGAAGAAAACGCTGACGTGACATTTTCCTGGG AGGGAGGCGATGACAAGAACTTCGCCATCGACCCCACGAGCGGCGAGATCAGCTCCAAGAAGAGCGAACTCGAGGTCAAGAAGTACGAGCTgaccgccgtggccacagcaggGGAACTCAGCGACACGGCGCAG GTCATCATCAAAGTCATTGAACCTCTAGACGCGGAAGTGATGATCAAGAACAACCTGCTCcgggtggaggcggaggagggcgCCGAGGAGCAGGAGCTCGCGGAAGTCGAAACCGTGGGCGACGTCGCCAAGATCTGCGTCACCGACGTGACGGTGCCGGCTGCGGAGG ATTTCTTCTCGGTCGAGCTGGTAAACGGCGCTTGGAAGCTGAAGGCAAAAGCCACGCTGGACTACGAGGAAACCAAGGAGATCTCCTTCAAGCTCAAGGCCCAGAAGGATGGCGACGGCGACTGCTCCTCCAGTGGCTTCGGCGACCAGCTCCTCAG AGACGAAGCGCTAGTCGTGGTCACTGTGACGGACGTGAACGACGAGGAGCCGAAGTTCGTGGTTCCGGCGACGCCCCAGGCGGTCGTCGCCTACCCCACGGACCCCGCCCTCCAGAAGGTGGTGGGCCCAGTCATCACTCTGCAG gCGGAAGACGAAGACTCGTCGCCGACGTACAGCCTGGAGAGCGCCGTGGACGGGCTCTGGGTGGACGAGGTCACGGGCGCCGTTTACCTGCAGGAGGAGAACGACTGCGGCCAGGCGTGCGAGGTCACCGCCCGGGCCTCCGACGGGAAGCACAGCGTCACTGCCGAGATCAAG ctcttGAGTCTGGACATGGACCACATCTACTCCCTGACCCTGGACAACGTGAACGTCCCCGATGTGGACAGCGAACTCGACAGTATCTCAGCGAAGGCGGGAGTCAAGATCTCCAAGGTTTATGTCACCCCGAAAATCGCGGAGACCAGAACGCCTAACCGCGCCCaacgcccgccgcccgccgcacGAACACTCGGCTCCTCTCGCTGGAATGGGTGGGAGGCTCGGGTTGAGTCCTGGCAGCTGGTGGTTCACGTGTATGCCGTTGAGGGAGAGCAGCTGATGGCCCTCGACCAGCTGAATCA GAAACTGACCGAAGGAAACACCAACCAGGAGGCGAGCTCCTTCGAAGAGAGGGACGCCTTCGACCCGCCGCAGCCCGAGGGTCCGAACACCGTTGGGTACCAAGTGGCCGTCGGGATCCTGGGGGCGCTGCTGGGCCTCATTCTCATTGCTGCGGGATTCCTCGCCTACAGGCG GCAGCGAGGCAGGTCCGGGCGGCGGCGCCAGGAACCCAAGACCATCAGCACGGTGGGCGGAGCCTACCCCAACCTCTCCTTCAGCGACGAGGAGGATAG GACGGACAGCGCCTCCCAGGAGCGGAAGAACGGTTCCCtgggcggcgtgggcggaggaggaggctacAAGATCGACGAGAGACGCGACTCCCCGCCCCTCTTCGTAAGCTCACTCTCGGCCTCCAAGTCGGAGCCGCCCGCGAGCAAACCCGG CGAGCAGCAGCGCGGTCTACGGCGCATGGACCCCGGCAAGCCAGAGTACTACGGCATGTCCTCCCCGGCGCCCCCGCCCTCCTACTCCTCCAACAagacagcctcctcctcctcctcggcgtaccccaacctctcctcctccgccgcgggcccctcctcctccacctcctccgcgGCCAAACCcagctcctcgtcctcctccatgTACCCCTCGCTCCCGACGCCCTCCTACCAGAGCCAGAAGCCGGCCAAGAAGGAGCCCCCGCCCCTTGGTTCCGCTCCGGCCAAGTCGATCCTGCGAGGAACCTCCCCCGACGCCGGCCAGGAGGTGCCGCTCGCGCTGTTCTCCAGTGGCATG GAACCCAGCATGCCAGAGAAGGACTACGACGAAGACGTCAAGACCTCCGCCTTCAGTGGCCTGAAGAAGTCGCCGCCCCCTCGGAGGGCGTCCACGCACGCGCTGGCCGAGGACGACGACGGCGCCAGGAAG cAGGAGGACTCCGACCAGGGCGACGACGACGAGCGGAGGAAGTCCGTGGCGTTCAAGATCATGGTCGACACGAAGGAGATCCAGCCGGAGAACGAAGGCCCTGCCCAGAAGAAGGCGGCGGCGAAGAGCGACGCCATGGACATCCTTGCGGCCAACGCCAAGAAGATGGCTGAAGAAGGCGCCGACGAAGACAGCGATGAGGACGTGGACGAAAAATTCTAA